A genomic region of Entelurus aequoreus isolate RoL-2023_Sb linkage group LG19, RoL_Eaeq_v1.1, whole genome shotgun sequence contains the following coding sequences:
- the mrpl47 gene encoding 39S ribosomal protein L47, mitochondrial isoform X1, with the protein MAVSSAGRVVSLCKQFHNICRISSQIHTQTAAATWTNVKPFICSRAKSWCGDQVSLLQTRSLHTSGVRRGLDEFFDSPENWGESKVKSGAPWTARYLRAKSNEDLHKLWYVLLKEKNMLLTLEQESKRQRVQMPSPERIRKVERSIIRLETVVNERETALRLLQTGQEKGRPGAWRRNVFGYNYWYRFKEYAIPWYMNRRYKRKRFYTPHFVGPHIRLRIEKFLRDRCRKSNLEKKTLAKFREKFPQMKVPAS; encoded by the exons ATGGCGGTGTCCTCAGCAGGACGCGTTGTGAGTCTTTGCAAGCAGTTTCACAACATATGTCGTATATCCTCGCAGATACACACTCAGACTGCTGCTGCTACTTGGACCAATGTCAAGCCGTTTATTTGCAG CAGGGCCAAGTCTTGGTGTGGGGACCAGGTCAGCCTGCTCCAGACTCGCTCTTTACACACCAGCGGGGTCAGAAGAGGCCTGGATGAGTTCTTTGACTCGCCCGAGAACTGGGGAGAGAGCAAAGTCAAGTCAG GTGCGCCGTGGACGGCCAGGTACCTGCGAGCCAAGAGCAACGAGGACCTgcacaaactgtggtacgtgctgCTGAAGGAGAAGAACATGCTGCTGACCTTGGAGCAGGAATCCAAGAGACAGAGGGTCCAGATGCCCAGTCCGGAGAGAATCAGGAAG GTGGAGCGCTCCATCATCAGGCTGGAGACGGTGGTGAATGAGCGAGAAACGGCGCTGCGTTTGCTCCAGACGGGCCAGGAGAAAGGGCGACCGGGGGCCTGGAGGAGGAACGTGTTTGGATACAACTACTG GTATCGCTTCAAGGAGTACGCCATTCCCTGGTACATGAACAGAAGATACAAGCGCAAGAGGTTCTACACCCCGCACTTTGTTGGACCTCACATAAG GTTACGTATAGAGAAGTTCCTTCGGGATCGGTGCAGGAAATCTAACTTGGAGAAGAAGACgttggccaaatttagagaaaagttTCCTCAGATGAAGGTTCCAGCCTCCTGA
- the mrpl47 gene encoding 39S ribosomal protein L47, mitochondrial isoform X2: MAVSSAGRVVSLCKQFHNICRISSQIHTQTAAATWTNVKPFICRAKSWCGDQVSLLQTRSLHTSGVRRGLDEFFDSPENWGESKVKSGAPWTARYLRAKSNEDLHKLWYVLLKEKNMLLTLEQESKRQRVQMPSPERIRKVERSIIRLETVVNERETALRLLQTGQEKGRPGAWRRNVFGYNYWYRFKEYAIPWYMNRRYKRKRFYTPHFVGPHIRLRIEKFLRDRCRKSNLEKKTLAKFREKFPQMKVPAS, encoded by the exons ATGGCGGTGTCCTCAGCAGGACGCGTTGTGAGTCTTTGCAAGCAGTTTCACAACATATGTCGTATATCCTCGCAGATACACACTCAGACTGCTGCTGCTACTTGGACCAATGTCAAGCCGTTTATTTGCAG GGCCAAGTCTTGGTGTGGGGACCAGGTCAGCCTGCTCCAGACTCGCTCTTTACACACCAGCGGGGTCAGAAGAGGCCTGGATGAGTTCTTTGACTCGCCCGAGAACTGGGGAGAGAGCAAAGTCAAGTCAG GTGCGCCGTGGACGGCCAGGTACCTGCGAGCCAAGAGCAACGAGGACCTgcacaaactgtggtacgtgctgCTGAAGGAGAAGAACATGCTGCTGACCTTGGAGCAGGAATCCAAGAGACAGAGGGTCCAGATGCCCAGTCCGGAGAGAATCAGGAAG GTGGAGCGCTCCATCATCAGGCTGGAGACGGTGGTGAATGAGCGAGAAACGGCGCTGCGTTTGCTCCAGACGGGCCAGGAGAAAGGGCGACCGGGGGCCTGGAGGAGGAACGTGTTTGGATACAACTACTG GTATCGCTTCAAGGAGTACGCCATTCCCTGGTACATGAACAGAAGATACAAGCGCAAGAGGTTCTACACCCCGCACTTTGTTGGACCTCACATAAG GTTACGTATAGAGAAGTTCCTTCGGGATCGGTGCAGGAAATCTAACTTGGAGAAGAAGACgttggccaaatttagagaaaagttTCCTCAGATGAAGGTTCCAGCCTCCTGA